The proteins below come from a single Nitrososphaerales archaeon genomic window:
- a CDS encoding thiamine pyrophosphate-binding protein, with product MKGSEVIVHKLVEENVGVVFGIPGVHILPIYDALYDHKEIRLITTRHEQGAAFMADGYARASGNPGVCLLAAGPGATNALTAVSTAYLDSSPLLVLAGGVHTTSVGRGALHEINQLQMFQSITKWSVRVRSFEELSTSLSKAFFIMRSGRPRPVYVELPLDVLFQEGELRSSFKISETKPSAEPMVIKEVANLLLSASRPVIIAGGGVVNGGAHSELLELSEFLQAPVITTIMAKGVFPEDSPLSFGLLRDDDIILPQADVVLALGCRFSERSTKAWSLKLPLNLIQVDIDYTEIGKNYPVKVGIVSDVKEFLSGLLKELKSRGVHFSRREWLDRLITLKKSYRIDEELKLCSEKASIKPQHMMMLLSELIPKNAVVVCDAGNNAIWAERLIKKYTPRTFIEPSGNTTMGFSVPAAIGAKLANRENPVVSICGDGGFIMSCNEIATAVQEELPITIVILNDGGFGAIRHFQKACYKERYIGVDLLNPDFKKLAESFGAIGVTALTLNEFKEAFDIALKADKVTVIDVHIDKEEAPSRPSSFIDKYKP from the coding sequence ATGAAAGGGAGTGAAGTCATAGTTCATAAATTAGTTGAAGAGAACGTGGGTGTAGTGTTTGGCATACCAGGGGTTCACATCCTCCCGATATACGACGCACTTTATGATCACAAGGAAATAAGGCTTATTACAACACGGCACGAACAGGGAGCCGCTTTTATGGCTGATGGTTATGCTAGAGCTTCTGGAAATCCGGGTGTATGTTTATTAGCAGCCGGCCCCGGTGCTACGAATGCTTTAACTGCCGTAAGTACAGCGTATCTTGATTCTTCACCGTTACTCGTGTTAGCCGGTGGTGTTCATACAACCTCTGTAGGTAGAGGGGCGCTACATGAAATCAACCAACTACAAATGTTTCAATCTATAACTAAATGGTCAGTAAGGGTTAGATCGTTTGAAGAATTATCCACATCTCTAAGTAAAGCTTTTTTCATCATGCGTTCGGGAAGGCCCCGCCCCGTCTACGTTGAGCTACCGTTGGACGTTCTATTTCAAGAGGGAGAATTAAGATCTTCATTTAAGATAAGTGAAACGAAGCCTTCAGCAGAACCTATGGTAATAAAAGAAGTGGCGAATCTACTTCTTTCGGCATCTCGCCCAGTAATAATAGCGGGGGGCGGTGTGGTTAATGGTGGAGCACATTCTGAACTCTTAGAACTTTCAGAATTCTTACAAGCACCCGTTATTACGACGATCATGGCAAAGGGAGTATTTCCCGAAGATTCGCCTCTATCATTCGGTCTCCTTCGAGATGATGATATCATCTTACCGCAGGCCGATGTAGTGTTAGCATTAGGTTGCCGATTTTCCGAAAGATCTACGAAAGCATGGAGTTTAAAACTCCCCTTAAACCTTATCCAAGTAGATATAGATTATACCGAAATCGGTAAGAACTATCCAGTAAAAGTTGGTATAGTGAGTGATGTTAAAGAATTTTTATCGGGATTGCTCAAAGAACTTAAAAGCAGAGGCGTACATTTCTCAAGAAGAGAGTGGTTAGATCGACTCATTACTTTAAAGAAGAGTTATCGTATCGATGAGGAGTTGAAACTCTGCTCCGAAAAGGCTTCGATTAAACCACAACATATGATGATGCTCCTTTCAGAGCTCATACCTAAAAATGCAGTTGTAGTATGTGATGCAGGGAATAACGCCATCTGGGCTGAACGTCTAATTAAGAAGTATACACCAAGAACCTTTATTGAGCCTTCTGGCAATACTACCATGGGATTCAGCGTCCCAGCAGCCATCGGTGCAAAACTTGCTAATAGAGAGAATCCAGTTGTATCTATATGTGGCGATGGAGGCTTTATTATGTCTTGTAACGAAATCGCTACAGCGGTACAAGAAGAGCTCCCTATAACAATCGTGATCTTGAACGATGGCGGGTTCGGAGCGATTAGGCATTTTCAAAAAGCTTGTTACAAGGAGAGATACATTGGGGTCGATCTTCTAAATCCGGATTTTAAAAAGCTCGCTGAATCTTTCGGAGCGATTGGAGTTACTGCTTTAACACTTAATGAGTTTAAAGAAGCTTTCGATATCGCTTTAAAAGCTGATAAAGTGACTGTTATTGATGTGCACATAGATAAAGAAGAGGCTCCTTCTCGCCCATCTTCCTTTATTGATAAATACAAACCTTAA
- a CDS encoding PAC2 family protein, protein MTWVRYLEEPMVKEPIAIVASPGLRSVGKIALEFLIKRLKPRLIAELYSEHFPAQHETIPSYIAHPDYPGFAGVLIHENQIIIPKIEFYYLKDPELLLTKGYHANFQGQYEVAKKVLDVYERFNVKRMIVLAGYGVGSKDVCCAATDSELIEEMKKYGIETEYEGEFYGLSALIFGLGRLRGIRGVCLFGRTQPNLEDPEDPDPKGARAILERLSILLNIPIDSIELNDKVI, encoded by the coding sequence ATGACGTGGGTTAGGTACCTTGAGGAACCGATGGTTAAAGAGCCTATCGCTATCGTAGCCTCTCCAGGCTTAAGATCGGTCGGAAAGATCGCCTTGGAATTTTTAATCAAAAGGTTAAAACCGAGATTGATCGCCGAGCTGTATTCAGAACACTTCCCTGCTCAACATGAAACGATACCTTCTTACATAGCACATCCAGACTATCCTGGATTCGCTGGTGTCTTAATACATGAGAATCAGATCATAATACCAAAGATCGAGTTCTACTACTTAAAAGATCCAGAATTGCTATTGACCAAAGGTTACCATGCAAATTTTCAAGGCCAGTACGAGGTGGCGAAGAAAGTATTGGATGTGTATGAAAGGTTCAACGTTAAAAGGATGATAGTACTTGCTGGTTATGGTGTGGGGAGTAAAGATGTTTGCTGCGCCGCTACCGATTCAGAACTTATAGAAGAGATGAAAAAGTACGGTATTGAGACCGAGTATGAGGGTGAATTTTATGGCCTTTCGGCCCTCATCTTCGGTTTAGGAAGATTGAGAGGTATAAGAGGTGTATGTTTATTTGGTAGGACTCAACCGAACCTTGAAGATCCAGAGGATCCCGATCCAAAGGGGGCAAGGGCTATATTGGAAAGACTCAGCATTTTGTTAAATATTCCGATCGATAGCATAGAATTAAATGATAAAGTGATATAA
- a CDS encoding proteasome assembly chaperone family protein translates to MDFKIYKEPQLRDPYMVTGLPGIGYVAKISADYLIEGLKAELFEELYSPAFPPYVLIGKDGTVELLRNEFYYWKNERSKNDLIIFTGNVQALTPEGQYEVAKEVLNRAERFKVKKLFTMAAYVTNKPITKPKVYGAATHVELLEELKRYGVIQMDVGGISGTNGLIFGLAKLKNIPAVCLLSETPGYVTPSGQTVIDQRAAQSLLEVLCKVLEIEIDLKPMEERVKFTEELIRQLEEKEKYWREVIRKATTPTPPKDIYF, encoded by the coding sequence ATGGATTTTAAGATTTACAAAGAGCCTCAACTCAGAGACCCTTACATGGTTACGGGGCTACCGGGCATAGGTTACGTGGCAAAGATCTCAGCAGACTATTTAATAGAGGGGCTCAAGGCAGAACTCTTCGAAGAGCTTTACTCTCCAGCATTCCCGCCTTATGTGTTGATCGGAAAGGATGGTACGGTTGAGTTATTAAGAAATGAATTTTATTACTGGAAGAATGAAAGATCGAAGAATGACCTAATAATCTTCACAGGGAATGTACAAGCATTGACCCCCGAGGGGCAGTATGAGGTTGCGAAGGAAGTTTTGAATAGGGCTGAAAGATTTAAGGTCAAAAAACTCTTCACAATGGCAGCTTATGTCACTAATAAGCCAATTACAAAGCCGAAGGTATATGGAGCTGCCACTCATGTGGAATTGTTAGAGGAGCTTAAGAGGTATGGAGTTATCCAAATGGATGTTGGGGGCATCAGTGGTACAAATGGTTTGATATTCGGCCTCGCCAAGCTTAAAAATATTCCAGCGGTCTGCTTGTTAAGTGAAACTCCCGGTTATGTAACCCCATCGGGCCAGACGGTAATCGATCAGAGAGCGGCCCAATCTCTATTAGAGGTTCTTTGTAAAGTGTTGGAGATCGAGATCGATCTTAAACCTATGGAGGAGCGAGTGAAGTTTACTGAAGAGCTCATCCGACAACTCGAAGAGAAGGAGAAGTATTGGAGAGAAGTCATACGTAAAGCTACTACACCCACACCTCCAAAAGATATCTACTTCTGA